In the genome of Raphanus sativus cultivar WK10039 chromosome 4, ASM80110v3, whole genome shotgun sequence, one region contains:
- the LOC108855255 gene encoding uncharacterized protein LOC108855255 isoform X1 produces MLRHNLDVMHIEKNVFDNLAYTLLDDKKKSKDNLNARKDLRELGIRSELWPDDNGKYQAASFSLTSQGKETFLSVLKDVRLSDGYASNLSSCADVDGRKLSGLKSHDCHVIMRDLLSVAILNVLPTDVTLAIVEICQFFRDISAKVLDIEELDKLQDRIVVTLCRMEMLFPPSFFTVMVHLIVHLTEEAKFGGPVPYRWMYPIERTLGHFKSYVRNRAKPEGSICEQYLADECITFCSMYLNDIETRFTRVSRADDRPLAETSIRPNSELPLIFPNIGRFIGAGRVYSLNHIERQQAHRHILVNCQLLDHLRKKYKNELLAEQSHQSKRNRAIDIDREMHLNFAKWIKKKVEMNELEEITDDLRCLALGPSKKVVKYTAYNVNGFKFRTVEREAELKTQNSGVYVAAETMSYASARDCNPRTGTVAYYGNLIEVIELNYYEVFKVVLFKCKWADTRTERGYKIDVYGHHRVNFSRLLHSGDNEEDEPYILASQVRMVYYVNDPSEKEWKIAVHVQPRDLYDMGDSNASDQVGEESDPGISVST; encoded by the exons ATGCTGCGACATAATTTGGATGTCATGCACATAGAGAAGAATGTCTTTGACAATCTGGCCTACACTTTGttggatgacaaaaaaaagtcaaaagatAACTTAAATGCTAGAAAAGATCTCCGTGAGCTTGGTATACGTTCTGAGTTGTGGCCTGATGATAATGGGAAGTATCAAGCTGCATCATTTTCTCTGACCAGTCAGGGGAAAGAAACCTTTTTAAGTGTCTTAAAAGATGTAAGACTCTCTGATGGTTATGCTTCTAACTTATCAAGTTGTGCTGATGTTGATGGTCGAAAATTATCAGGCTTAAAAAGTCACGACTGTCACGTGATAATGAGAGATTTATTATCGGTGGCAATTCTGAATGTCCTACCAACAGATGTGACATTAGCCATTGTCGAAATTTGCCAGTTTTTCAGAGATATATCTGCAAAGGTCCTTGATATCGAAGAGCTTGATAAATTACAAGACCGTATTGTGGTGACTTTATGTCGTATGGAGATGTTGTTTCCTCCATCGTTTTTCACAGTGATGGTACATTTGATTGTACATCTCACAGAAGAAGCGAAATTTGGTGGGCCAGTTCCATATCGTTGGATGTATCCAATTGAAAG GACTCTTGGACACTTCAAATCATATGTTCGGAATCGCGCTAAGCCCGAAGGTTCTATCTGTGAACAATATCTAGCTGATGAGTGTATAACGTTTTGCTCAATGTATCTGAATGATATAGAGACACGATTTACTCGGGTTAGCCGTGCTGATGATCGACCTCTAGCTGAGACTAGCATAAGACCAAATTCTGAACTACCACTTATTTTCCCAAATATTGGAAGGTTTATTGGAGCAGGACGAGTGTATTCTCTTAATCATATAGAGAGGCAGCAAGCACATCGACATATATTGGTTAACTGTCAACTACTTGATCACTTACGAAa GAAGTATAAAAATGAGTTGTTAGCAGAACAATCTCATCAGAGCAAGAGGAATCGTGCTATCGATATTGATCGTGAAATGCATCTTAATTTTGCAAAATGGATCAAGAAAAAAGTGGAGATGAATGAGTTAGAAGAGATAACTGATGATTTACGATGTTTAGCTCTGGGTCCATCTAAAAAGGTTGTAAAGTATACAGCTTATAATGTCAATGGTTTTAAATTCCGGACAGTAGAAAGAGAGGCTGAACTGAAAACTCAAAATAGTGGTGTTTATGTGGCTGCTGAAACAATGAGCTATGCTAGTGCTCGTGATTGCAACCCAAGAACAGGGACAGTTGCTTACTACGGTAATCTGATTGAAGTTATTGAGTTAAACTACTATGAAGTCTTCAAAGTTGTGTTATTCAAGTGTAAGTGGGCAGACACTCGTACAGAAAGAGGATATAAAATAGATGTATATGGTCATCATAGGGTAAATTTCTCACGCTTGTTACACAGTGGAGATAATGAGGAAGATGAACCATATATATTAGCGTCTCAGGTGAGAATGGTATATTATGTGAATGATCCTTCGGAGAAAGAGTGGAAAATTGCGGTTCATGTTCAACCTAGGGATTTGTATGATATGGGTGATTCAAATGCTTCAGATCAAGTGGGTGAAGAATCTGATCCGGGCATCTCTGTTTCTACGTAA